aaattacaaacgcccgaccccccccccccccacccccgtCCCGTCCCGTCCCGTCACACTggtactcaaaacatttttccaaggttggcaggtctgagatcttaatttgtgttccgaagaagaacaaaggtcttgcaggtttgggatgacatgagggtgagtaattaatgacaggaaTTTCATTtatgggtaaactaaccctttaagtgattctctaaataagaaactaaaactgccagtaggtggcggcgtctaaatgagtaagtcattgagttattcattcattcgattAGTTTAAACtgttgattcattcagtaatgaaataaattgctctctttatgaatgagtcattgaataattTTTCACCCGATTGATTCGCTCAAAACGCGGATTCATTGTGTTGTTCGGAGATGCACAACAGTTCTACTTTGGCTTTACAGGTAATATTATCGTTGGAaaaattgagcaaaaacagTCAATGTTGTGTCTAAAATAGAACACAGtattaacttcttatttattgaactTATGTAAAATCAATAGGCCTATCACATTTGCACTTGTGCTATTCAGGATAAAAACagcactcgtgtgatattgcttaactatatcatatgatataaatatgagacaaaaactcataCAGGGGTGTTTTTGCCCTGATTCATGTCACCAGTCAACTGTGAAATGTAAGATGACCTACGTAGGGCTGGGGTGAGAGGCAGGTGCATTAATTGCgttaaatcattttattcacattatttttccataactaaTTAATTAACGGGTTAAATCAACAGCTCTAGTTTTAagctttaaagaaattaatacttttattctgcaaaTACCCATTAAatgatcaaatgtgacagtaaagacatttttaatgttacaaaagatttctgtttcaaataaatgctgttattttgagctttctattcatcaaagaaacctGGAAAAAAatttacactatattgccaaaagtatcgggacacccctccaaatcattgaattcaggtgttccaaacacttccatggccacaggtgtataaaatcaagcaactaggcatgcagactgcttctacaaacatttgtgaaagaatgggtcgctctcaggagctcagtgaattcaagcgtggtaccgtgataggttgccacctgtgcaacaagtccatttgtgaaatttcctcactactaaatattccacggtcaactgttagtggtatcataacaaagtgaaagcaattgggaacaacagcaactcagccacgaattgtaggccacgtaaaatcacagatcggggtcagcgcatgctgaggcgcacagtgcgcagaagtcaccaactttctgcagagtcaatataGCCACAGACCTCCAGACTTcctgtggccttcagattagctcaagaacaatgcgtagagagcttcatggaatgggtttccatggccgagcagctgcatccaagccttacatcaccaagtgcaatgcaaagcgtcggatgcagtggtgtaaagcacagcgccactggactctagagacTTCTCTGGAGTGACGGATCACgcgtctggcaatccgatggatgagtctgggtttggcggtttccaggagaacggtacttatctgactgcattgtgccgaatgtaaagtttggtggaggggggattatggggtgggttttttttttaggggTTGGGCTtagccccttagttccagtgaaaggaactcttaatgcttcagcataccaagacattttgcacaaagcaaggtccataacgATATGGATGAGCAAGTTTGGTGctgaggaacttgactggcctgcacagagtcctgacctcaacccgatagaacacctttgggatgaattagagcggagactgtgagccaggtcTTCTCGTctaacatcagtgcctgacctcacaaatgcgcttctagaagaatggtcaaaaattcccataaacacactcataaactttgtggaaagccttcccagaagagttgaggctgttatagctgcaaagggtgggccaactccaattaaaccctacagattaagaatgggatgtcattaaagttcatgtgcacgtaaaggcaggcgtcccaaaacttttggcaatatagtgtatcacaaaaatattaccctaaacttttgaaaggtagtgtactAACATGTTTACTAACTTGCAGTTTGACACATACAAAGAGAAAACAACCAGCGCATGTCTGTTTTTCTGTTGCTGTACAGTATATAGTTGTTCATAATGGATCTCAGCAGCAGTCTGCTGATTGACAACCTCTGCACTATAATGTGATAAAGTACACTGATGTTAAGTGTGTTGCAGGTGATTGCAGACACACGGCGGGTGGTGGAACAGGAGCAGCAGGGTGAAGTGGAGCGCTGGAGGAGACTCGCTCACAGCAGGGCTAAAGAGCTGGATGCCTTCAGACTGGAGCTGGACTCTATACTGGACGTGCTCCGAGAACTTCAGAGACAGGGTGTAGTCATCCCCCTCCCCGAACACACCACCTCCTCCACCCCCCACACATACCTGCCCCTCCAATCCTGAGCTGCCTTTGCAACACTTTTTTGTAAAGATTATTTATTGTCAAGGAACATGCTGGGTATGTAACATGTTAGTAATTGTAGcataaatccaaatgtttttTGTATTAAAGTTAATTATTATGTGCACAAATATTTGTTCTGTTTTGCTGCTCTGTTGTTTTTACAACATCCAACATTGAGCAGAATCCAAAACCCCTGAACAAACAGCAGTTGTTGATACACCACCCACATAAGAGTTATAAAAATGCGCATCTCAAAAGCTTAACATAAAAGTACGTTTACACAACAAATATTGCAGGCGTCACGATTTATTACTCGCCTTAGAGCTGGCCTCAGAGGACATGGTCTGAATGCTAATGAACTACTAAAAGAACATAAATCACGTAAGTGACTGGAGATGGAGCTGCTGCATTGTGTGATGATTATTAAGAGCTGATCAGCATGCAGAACTGTTTATAAACACCAAGGGTCCtgacaaaaatataatttaattggGCACATAGGATACATTTGTGGAGAGGCCATGAAGTCTAAAGAAATTTAAACGAGAAATAGATTTGCATAATCACAAAAAAAGACAGTTTAGTAATGAGTCAAAATAAATGCAAGTACTGATAACCTAAGCTTCAGCTAGTGTCACTTATGATCTTTGTTCAAAGCTCTCCTTAGCTGTCACCTGTCTAAATTATGAATTGTTTGTCTGCAAGTTTGAATGTTTAATAATGTCACTCTGTAGATCTGGAGTCATTTCTATTAGAATTTTTCCTCAGGCAAAGTTTTCATCAGTGCTCgtttttatatttgttaatgatatactgtagtaataataataataataataataataataataataataataatatgggTTTTTAAAGGTTAAAACATTGTAAGTTATCCCATAATTCTACACTATAATCTACAACAGTATTTTCAGCtaaattttacacttttcatCACATGACTATTCTCAGTAGTTGCCAGGACAttactatgtggttgctatggtttctgagtggttgctaggtagCAACTTTTTAACCCAAatcaaaaaatgtcttcattctCTATATATGATCCTTCAATGTATATATGGTCTATTTTCACCTGTTTTATCATCATCTGAAAATCGCCAGGTTAAAAAAGTAATAACACAagctgaatgattcattcatgtttGGTCTTAAGGTTAGGGATTTGTTTGCGTCAGTCAGTATCACCACAGGAAACTTTGCTCTGAATTTTATTGGCATATAGGTGTTCAATAAAACAAGAGACAGAACTGAAGTATTGAATTGCTCCAGCAGCTCAGGCAGCTGTATTCAGACAATTACAGAGAGTTAGTATGCAAGTATACTGCAGATATTCTGCAGAAAGCCAGTGATTCAGCTGACAGGTGCTGATAGCGAGCTATTTTCTACTCAGGCATTTGCTCACACAACAAACCCAGAGAACCAGGCAGTGCGATCCCAAATTGCTGCAATTTTGTCATTAGGCTACACAAGTACAATGCTGCATCAACGTCTTCCTACTGCACATAAAGAGATTTTTTGAAATAATGCTGATAATAGGAATGAAGTATGAACCAATAAGGCATTGCAATCTGCTGGAATGTCTTCCTACAACCAGAAAACCTGTTTTCTTTAAATATCACTTCATATCTAATCATAGGCTCCCCAACAGTCTTTGAACATGCTGTCGAGAGCACATTCGCAAAGTCCCATTCGTGCCATTCAATCTTTTTCATCTTTTAGGCTGATGCCGTGCCTCACTGTAGACCCCAGATGTCAGAAAATAGTTCAGCCTTAAATCTCACTCTTCAAAAGCTCCACTTTTGAAGTGAAACCCATCACTCTCCACTTTCAGAGATAATAGACTGAGTTGAGGAGAGTGATGGAGCCATAATGAGTAACTAAAGGCATCTAACCATCTTCAAACTGGTGGTTTAGTCAATGATGTGATGGGTGCAGCGCGGACGGGCCTCCTCCATTATGATCGGTGGATCGCCCAATAGTAAATCTTCGTCTCCAAGTGCGGAGCTCAATTCTGAGTTCACAAAGTTGGGGATATTGAAATGCACCAGGAGCGCCGCCTCTCGTTCCTCCCTGGTCTCCATACCCATGCTTTGGACGACAAGGCCGACCGCTTCCACCTGTCCTCTTGAGTTGCCGCTGCCCGTACGTCCGTGGGCGGCACCGCCAGCGTTGCTCGTTGCCCGGCCTCCATCTCGCTCTTCTTCATTAATATAACAGTGAAAAAGAGACCGGGACTCCTCCAGCAATGGGCGGGAGAGACCCGTTCGGGTGTCCGCCTCACGTTGGCGCCCCAGACCCTCGGCGCAACTGGTGAGACGCATCCGTTTCTCGTAAGGCTCCGCGGCCCTGTGGGATTGAGAGGAATATTGAACTCAAAGCTTCATCAGCAAAGTTTAAAGAGCTTCATTTCCCTTTTCTAATATAGAGGTGGAATGAGCAATGGTGCTTCTGGAGTGTGGGCGTACCCTCATCTTATATTCAATaatccgtgtgtgtgtgcgcattttCCTCTTTTCAATGATCTGGAGTGTAAGAGGTTTCTGCTGGGCTGTGTTAATGGATGACTCACATCTATAGAGCAGTTTAATTAAAAGAGGTCTAAACAGACTCTCAGTCTGACCCCTGAGCTTCCTCACTGCTCCATTAGACCAGAGGATGGGGGACTAATAGTGCTTTACTATTATAATCAAGTGTAATTATATGcaataaacaataaatgccTGCAAAAGTATTTGTCCAATATATTTGAGTGTAAAAAGAGGGCATTATTGGACATTAATTTGCTTTTAAATGAATTCTGGTTATCTACCAGAACACCGACAGAGATAATTGTTGTTTATGTATGTGCATGCATATGGGTGCATTTGTGCACATTAATAAACATGAGCATGCACCGATGGAAGAATAGATTGGATTAAAATGGCATGAAATAAAATGGCTGTATGTTTGAGTTAATCGAGGATAAAGTTGCCAGACTTCATGCTAATTGGGCCAAGGTTGGAGATCGTTGTTGGTTTAATCAAAGTTTTCTGAAAAGATTCTTTGTTGGTCTAAAGGAGTGCAACATCGGAGACACTGACCTAGCAGAGAGCTAATGAGAGTGAGGGAGgccgcaaacacacacacagctctctGAAGCAAAGGATAATGAGGCAGCTAGGTGGCCAAAGCCCAGGCAGCGGGAAACAGAAAAACCATGCTGAAATGCTGACTCGCTCTAGTACGTCGTGCTTGTGGTGCAGATGTGAGAGAGATGATTCCACTGGGAATTTGTACTGCCTTGACATTTGTTTGTTCTGTTCTGTCCTTGCCACAGCTGATTCACAAAGCTTGTATTTCACAGTTTAGTGTTTAAAAATACTTACTCTGGGTGTGGGGCTCCTGTTTTGGTCAGAAGAGTCAgaacaaaaaacataaatatgacaaaaactgCAAGACCCACCCAGAAGCCAATCACAATGGAATCTGCAGGAGGAAACAAAGCTGAGTGAtgtaaaaatgcaaaggaaatgctaaaatttgtcattaatacaaaaaacaatataataataaataaaattttatttatatatatatatatatatatatatat
The sequence above is drawn from the Megalobrama amblycephala isolate DHTTF-2021 linkage group LG13, ASM1881202v1, whole genome shotgun sequence genome and encodes:
- the mrap2a gene encoding melanocortin-2 receptor accessory protein 2A, encoding MPRFQFLNSTSMPNHNYEWSYEYYDDEEPVSFEGLKAHRYSIVIGFWVGLAVFVIFMFFVLTLLTKTGAPHPEAAEPYEKRMRLTSCAEGLGRQREADTRTGLSRPLLEESRSLFHCYINEEERDGGRATSNAGGAAHGRTGSGNSRGQVEAVGLVVQSMGMETREEREAALLVHFNIPNFVNSELSSALGDEDLLLGDPPIIMEEARPRCTHHIID